In Raphanus sativus cultivar WK10039 chromosome 5, ASM80110v3, whole genome shotgun sequence, the following proteins share a genomic window:
- the LOC108863448 gene encoding probable elongation factor 1-gamma 1, with amino-acid sequence MALVLHTYKGNKNADKALIAAEYVGVKIDVPSDFQMGVTNKTPEFLKMNPLGKVPVLETPEGPIFESNAIARYVSRLNGENSLNGSSLIEYAHVEQWSDFSTLEIYGNILKWFGPRMGFMAYSAPGEEAAISALKRALEALNTHLASNTYLVGHSVTLADIITVCNLNLGFATVMTKSFTSAFPHVERYFWTIINQPNFKKVVGDVKQTEAVPPVASKKAAQPAKPKEEPKKKAAPAPEAPKVVEEEEEAPKPKAKNPLDLLPPSPMVLDEWKRLYSNTKSNFREVAIKGFWDMYDPEGYSLWFCDYKYNDENMVSFVTLNKVGGFLQRMDLARKYAFGKMLICGSEAPFKVKGLWLFRGPEIPKFIMDEVYDMELYEWTKVDISDEAQKERVSQMIEDAEPFEGEALLDAKCFK; translated from the exons ATGGCTTTG GTGTTGCACACATACAAGGGAAACAAAAATGCTGACAAGGCACTCATTGCTGCGGAGTACGTTGGTGTGAAGATCGATGTGCCCTCTGACTTTCAGATGGGTGTCACCAACAAGACCCCAGAGTTCCTCAAGATGAATCCTTTGGGAAAG GTTCCTGTACTTGAGACTCCCGAGGGTCCCATATTTGAGAGCAACGCCATTGCCCGTTATG TAAGCCGGTTGAACGGTGAGAACTCCTTGAACGGTTCCTCTCTGATCGAATAC GCACACGTTGAGCAATGGAGCGATTTCTCCACGTTGGAGATATATGGTAACATCTTGAAGTGGTTCGGCCCAAGAATGGGCTTTATGGCATACAGTGCACCT GGTGAGGAAGCCGCTATCTCTGCGTTGAAAAGAGCACTTGAAGCCCTGAACACTCATCTCGCTTCCAACACCTACCTAGTTGGACACTCCGTTACCCTCGCTGATATCATCACTGTCTGCAACTTGAACCTTGGATTTGCCACTGTCATGACCAAGAGCTTTACCTCTGCATTCCCTCATGTTGAGAGATACTTCTGGACCATTATCAACCAACCGAACTTCAAGAAGGTTGTGGGTGATGTCAAACAGACTGAAGCTGTCCCTCCTGTCGCTTCCAAGAAAGCTGCCCAGCCTGCAAAGCCCAAGGAGGAGCCTAAGAAAAAGGCTGCCCCTGCACCAGAGGCACCTAAGGTtgttgaagaggaagaagaggcaCCAAAGCCCAAAGCAAAGAACCCTCTTGATTTGCTACCACCAAGCCCAATGGTTCTGGATGAGTGGAAGAGGCTTTACTCGAACACCAAATCTAACTTCCGTGAGGTTGCTATTAAAG GATTCTGGGACATGTATGACCCAGAGGGATACTCACTATGGTTCTGTGACTACAAGTACAACGACGAGAACATGGTGTCCTTTGTGACGCTCAACAAGGTAGGCGGGTTCCTTCAGAGAATGGACTTGGCTCGTAAGTACGCCTTTGGAAAGATGCTGATCTGCGGGTCAGAGGCTCCGTTCAAGGTGAAGGGTTTGTGGTTGTTCAGAGGGCCAGAGATCCCAAAGTTCATAATGGACGAGGTGTACGACATGGAGCTGTACGAATGGACAAAGGTTGACATCTCGGATGAAGCACAGAAGGAGCGTGTTAGCCAGATGATCGAAGACGCAGAGCCATTTGAAGGTGAAGCTCTCTTGGACGCCAAGTGCTTCAAGTGA
- the LOC108863449 gene encoding uncharacterized protein LOC108863449, which yields MRETSTSGLSWRHLVFFTSSVLHFVLGLSGDTNTTNKEVKTESHNTSSRRGAKVILILVGFVAVAMFSFFLYKLWQKKKRDEQYARLLKLFEEDDELEVELGLRD from the exons atgagagagaCCTCGACGAGTGGTCTTTCGTGGCGGCATCTGGTATTCTTCACTTCGTCTGTTCTGCACTTTGTCCTAG GTCTTTCAGGTGATACCAATACCACAAATAAAGAAGTTAAGACAGAGTCTCACAATACTTCTAGCAGAAGAGGCGCAAAAGTAATACTCATACTAGTCGGATTTGTGGCTGTAGCAATGTTCTCCTTCTTTCTATACAAGCTATggcagaagaagaaaagagacgAGCAGTATGCCCGGCTGTTGAAGCTCtttgaggaagatgatgaacTCGAGGTTGAATTAGGCCTTCGagattaa